From the uncultured Methanomethylovorans sp. genome, the window TTTACATTGATGGCCTTTGCCCAGTCCAATAATGCCCTGCTGATATCATAGGATACCACTGGATTAATGGGTATATCTGAGACAACCATAACAATATTGTGCTCCTCACTTTCATATATCCTCACAGGCATATTGATGAGACCTTCATAAAGCACGGCTATTGGCGGAAAATGCCTTGAATCGATGGATCCAACATAAGTCATTTTTAGTTCATCTATGATCTGCTGGCTTGCGATATTTCCCACCAGGCCAATACCAGGAAAACCCTCTATAAGTACAGGATTCTCCGATTTGATGGGTTTTGTTACTATTTTCACGTCCTTATCATCATAATCTGTGTCTGCCAAAAGATCACCTGTTTATACATAAACACTTAAATTTAATCGTTCATATTTTATACTGATCATTATAGATAAGAGCATCGTTCATAGAAATAAAGGAAGGGTAACATGGAAAAACCGATAATATATCTGGAGAGTACAGGCAAAGAGAACACACAAATGGTTATTGATGCGGCCATCAAAAGAGCTCAAGAGCTGGACATCAAGCAAATAGTAGTGGCAAGTACTACAGGATACACAGCATTGGAGATGGCAAAAGCTGCTAAAGGAAAAAATCTGAAGATCATTTGTGTGAGCTACCAGTATGGAGTCAAAGGAGATGGAAAATGGGAGATGGACCTTGATACCTTGAAAGAATTGCAAAATATGGGCGTGGAAGTTGTTGTCCAGTCTCATCTGTTTTCAGGAATAGAAAGAGCTATCTCTAATAAATTAGGTGGAGCCAGCAGAGTAGATGTAATATCTAACACGTTACGCTCTTTGTTCGGCCAGGGATTCAAAGTGGTTGCGGAGATTACAATGATGGCAGCTGATTCTGGAAAGATACCAGTATCCCCTGAAACCGAGGTTGTTGCAATTGGAGGTACTGGTCACGGTGCAGATGTAGCAGTTGTGATCAAGCCATCACATTCACAGAAGTTCTTCGATGCACAAATAAGAGAGATCATTGCAATGCCAAGAATAAGGCAATAGACCAGTTTTACTGCCCTTTTTCTTCATTTTTTTGATCTGCTGACAAAATATCTGCTTGTAAGTAATCATTGACATTTGAATCTGAAGTAGTAGTTTCACTTTGAATGCTTATCGCATACTTAAGAGCAACTGCCGTGATAGCAACCAAAATTACAAAAAGAGATATACCCAAAAGGAAAACAAGCACGTAGTCCATGTTAGCTCAATAAATAAAAGAGGGAAGTACTGTAAAGTACTTCACTGGGGTTTCTCATAAAGCTTTGTTTTCTGGAACAGCTTGCCTCCCTTCTTTGAATGAGGCTGCCTGAAAACAGTATCATTGGCTTTCTCGATCTCACGTGCTTCGATTGCAAGCTGGGCTGCTGCCCTCATCATTTCGTGACCTGCTGCAGTTGTAAGAGCTACCTGTTCGAGTTCCTTCATCATGAAGCATGCAGGGAAGTTGATCTTTGCAACCATGTCAGCCATGTGGAGAGCTGCAAGACCTTTTGCTTTTGCATAAGGGTTGTTGAAGTGAGCTCTCTCGATACATATCTCTGGCTTTGCAAGAATGTGCGGCAACTGTATTGGCTCGCCTGCATCTACCTGGGCTGCGACCTTATCCAGCTCTTCCTGAATGAGCCTTACTACACCACATGTAGAGAGGACTTTCATTGCATCAGAGTTGAAGGATGCCATTTCTACAGGATCAAGGAACTCTGTCTTTGCACCAATGAGTGGGTCGACAGTCATAATAATGTAACCGAAACCTGCCTGCTGTAGAGCTTCACGATCCTCTTTCTTGGTAGGTCCATCGGAAACAATGATACATGGCACATCTTTAAAGTGTTCACGTGCTGCAGTTGGACCTGGAGCGCTGGAGTTTGGACTGATTATAATATAAAAATCAGCTTCCATTTTCTTGATATCTGATGTTGCGGCAGCTTCGTCTTTGCCCATTTTGGGACCGGTACCCAAAACACGTATACTGATACCTTCTCTTGCTGCAATCTCATCCTGTACCAGATCAATGACCTGGCTCATACCTAAATTACCTAGTTTAACGATTCCAATCTTGGCCATATAAAATCACAGGACAGCAATTGTACAGTGTAGCATATATTACTTTTGGAAAACAGAAGAACACTTGAATAAAGAGTTACTGGAACGAATAGAGAGTTTGGAAAATTACAACAACTTAGAAGAATCTATCCGAAAAGGTTAAAAGCAATGTCATTTATTTCACATCAGCCTGTTCCATAAGTCCCATTTACAATCTTAAATCCTAGGTTGATCAAGTGAATTATATAAGTGGTCTTTCTGAGAAAAATAACGATAGTACGAAATTGATAGTATTTGATATGGACAGTACGCTAATCGATGCTGAAACGATCGATGAGCTTGCTAAGGCAGCAGGAGTAGGGCAAGAGGTATCAGCAATAACAGAAAGGGCTATGAAAGGAGAGATAGATTTCTCTCAAGCACTTACCGAGAGAGTAAAACTTCTGAAAGGATTAGCTTTAGAAGATGCAACTACCGCCTTGGATAAGATGCCTCTTATGCCTGGTGCTAAAGAACTGATCAATTTTGTGAAATCTGTAGGATATACTACTGCAATGGTATCTGGAGGATTCACACTATCGTCGGAAAGGGTGGGAAAACTACTTGGAATAGATCACATAGTATCTAATGAACTGATAGTAGAGGATGGAATCATCACTGGTGAAGTGGTGGGATCCCTTACTGCACAGAACTCAAAGGAACTGGTGCTTGAAGAAATTGCAGCTCAGCACGGGATCGCACCTGAAGATTGCATAGTTGTAGGTGACGGAGCAAATGATATATGTATCTTCAAAAGAGCAAGATATGCCATAGCATTCAATTCAAAGCCCGTATTACGACAACATGCAGATATTGTGATTATAGAGAAGAACCTCAAAGCTGTGATTCCAGTAATCGAGTCTTTCGACCTGGATCAGCGGTGTGTATCGTGCATTAGAAATGCATGAAACGCCGGCTTCAATGCCGGAGAGGGAGGATTAACAAGCGATGTTGAAAGAACTGAACGAAAAGAAGACAGAGCTGAAAAGACTGTCCGAGGAATACAAGACACAGCGCAACGAACTCAATGCCGAGGCAAGCAAGCTTGCTGCAAAGCGTAATGAGCTCAACAAGAAGACTAAAGACCTTATCAACGAGGCTCAGAATCATAAGAACCTTCGCGATGAGAACAATGTGAAGGTTAAAGAGCACAAAGACTCCAGGGATGAGATCAACAATCGGGCCAATGAGATATATGCCCAGATAGATACCATACGTGGAGAGAACAATCTTACAGGACCATCAATTAAAGATATCCGTAAAGATATCGATCGCCTGGAATTTGCACAGCAGACAGAAGTTCTCAGCACAAGTAAGGAAAGAGAACTTGTAAACAAGATCACAGAGCTGCGCAAGATATACAATGCTAAAAAGCAGCAGCTTGAAAGCAACCAGGAATTAAAGGAACTGCTCACAAAGGCACAGGAAATCAGAGACGAAGCTTCAAATGAACACACACTGCTTTCCGAATACGCGCAAAAAGCACAGGAATATCATGACCTTATGATAGCTACCTTTAAGGAAGCTGACAAGATACGTGCCGAATCCGATGCTGCACATAAGGAATTTGTAAAGTTCCAGGAAAGTGCAGATGAGAAACACAAAAAGTTCATAGCTGCCCAGAAGGAGATAAGGGACATTGATAAAGAAGTCCGCAAGCTCAAGAAGGGAGAAACTGACGGAAGAAGGGAAGTATCCAAGGCCGATATGCGCAAGGATGCCGAAGATATCTTTGATAAGTTCAAAGCCGGAGAGAAACTCACCACAGAGAACCTCATGGCACTTCAGAGATCTGGATTGTTATAAAAAACTAAAAGGGTGTTATCACCCTTTAAATTCAATTTTCCTTTTTTAATTATTTAGATCCAGACGGATACGTCTGAATTCGGAATTACGCATTAAGCATTTACCACCTGTAAAAGTGGAATCGTTAGTGATATTTTTCCATATAGATCTTAGAGTGTCATCGTGGATATTTCCATAGCTTAGAGGTAGACAAGAGCAGGGCCAAACATTACCTTCGGGAGTTATATGAAGCCATTTTCTCCCAGCAAAACAACCCATTTTCCCCACTATATGAGGTATAGGGAAAATCCGTGGACCATCGATATTATTTGCACGGAGCACAAAATCATCGAATTTTATCCGGTCTTCTGCCGAAAGCACTTCGTTCGTACGCTCAAGCCATCTGCCAGTTGGAACGATCTCAAAGAAGGAGATTTCATGCACGCCTGTTTCACGAGCAAGTTTATAGAAATCATCCAGTTCATGTATGTTCCTGGGAGAAATGACCACATACATGTTCACAAGCAGACCAGCCTCTATTCCATTGCGTATTGCAGACATAGCATCCTTGAATACACCTGCACGACCACGCATGATATCATGCCCTTCTTCATTAGCACTGTCCAGGCTTACACTAAGCATGTACAGACCAGCCTCTTTAAGACTTTGTGCACGCTCCTTAGTAAGACCCACACCCGAAGTGAACAGACCAGGGATAGTACGCTGCTGATCTACATAAGAAATCAGTCCTTCTAAGCCTGCATAAAGCAGGGGCTCTCCTCCATCGAATATAATTAAGGTCGTACCTAGATCCTGCGCTTGATCGATGATAGACCTCACAACATTTGGTTCCAATTTTGCACGATTGCTTGTATCGGGCAACGCACAATGAAGGCATTTATTAGGACAATCCTCGGTAATAGAAATTGTCAATTGTTCGGGTATGTATTTACCCCTTATATTTCCTAACTGACTGGATACAAGCCGATCAAAGGGCTTACTGGGTATAGGAGGCATCCAGGTGGAATAAATGAGTCTGTCAGATCCCACTTTTGAAGGCTTTGTACCATCGAACATCTGCATAAGGTCTTTTACAAGCGTTTTAAATACAGGTGATACTAAACCTTCAGTATCCATCTTCACAAGGCCATTTTGAATTGTTGCATAGACCTTGAAAAGGGGATTCCTATAAAAGTAGTATTTATTCGCAGTCACTGATTACTTCCTCCTTAATGCAGCCCTGTAGGCAAGCAGGGAAGATGGCTTTTTCTTGAGCATGAACATGCCTGTACGCATTGCCTTAGCCATAGGATTACCTTGAATGAAAGAAAGGTCTTCACCCTCAAATACCTGCATCATGGCATCTATTTCCTTGTCGGTCATTTTGCGTAGTGTCTCAAGTGCAATACGACCGAGATAGTATTCATTCCTGTATTCCTCGTTCCAACGTGTCCTATACTGTGACAAAAAAGTTGTAGAAACGTTGCCCTTTGCAATAGCATCTGCTGCCACATCACCACACATCTGACCAGCATGCATAGCATATCCTATACCAGACTGGGCAGCAGAACCTCCTGTGACCATAACACCTTCAGCGACTATTTCTCTAGGTATAGCAGCAATAGGATCGCCCCCAACTGATTTACTGATAAATGAGATGTCATTTAAGCCTTTTATTTTCTTGAAACGCTCCACCCAGGCATCAAAGAAAGATGAAACGTCTGTTCCATGCCTGCGTACATAAACACCTAGAGTTGCACGATCGCCACGACAAGGAGAATAAGTTGATTTCCATCCAGGTGCATGGTTACCGACATAGTATTCGAACATATCTGGCTCCCCCAGACCTGGTGCCTCTACCTCTGCCTCCATAGACCATGCTATATCACGAGGATATTTAATGGGTTTCATACCCAAAAGCCCTGCAATTCTGGAGTTGATACCATCAGAAATAATGACCAATTTAGACTTCAATATCCCTTCATTGGTACTTAAGGAAAAAACACCTTCACTGCGGATCACATTTAGAGCTTCTATACCTGTGCGGACATCAACACCTGCCTTAGATACCTGTTGTGCATAATATTCATCGAATTTCTTACGGTCCAGAAAATATGCAGGGCTCCGTACAACAACTTCAGCACCTGAAGGAGCTACAATGTGCGCACCTTTGAGATTTTTTATCACATACCCCGGATCAACAGTCTCGCCAGCCCTATCGAACATTCCTTTAAAAAAAGTGTTGGCAGGATGAGTGGGATTGCCAATTACCTCTTTTCTTTCAATAAGAATAACATTTACACCCTTTAAGGCAGCATTACGAGCAGCCATAAGACCTGCCGGAGAAGCACCAATTACTATAATATCTGCATCCATTGCAATTACCTTACCATAATATAGAAGCGTAGCTGATTGATAGTACCATGAGAAGTACATCGACTATGAGCGAACCGAACATTATAACCCTGTAGCGCGAACCCTGTAGGAAGAGGCGACCTCCCCTCTCAGGAGTTGGGTTTTTAATAAAATTAAATGATTGTGACAACATCCATAGACCCGCAAGAATAGCACCTGTAAAATATACTGGCCCAAGGTGGGCAGTGATGCCTATTGCAATAGAAGCAATAACTCCTACGACCCACATGAAAGTAACAAATTTGGCAGTAACCGGTACGCCAAATGTTACAGGAAAGGTAGGGGCGCCACGTGCTCGGTCTCCTTCTACATCCCTTGCAACACCGGAAAGTGTAAATCCCCAGTCAGTAAAACACATCATAAAACCCAAAAAGACAGCTGGAAGAGGTAAAATGGAACCGTAATCAGGTTGTTTGAGTATTCCTGCAGGATCGAAGGCCAGCCATATACCAACGGGCACAAGTCCATAAGATATCCCCACAGGAACGAAGCTTAAGAAAGTAGATCTTTTGGCTAAACTTGAATATATACTGATGATTGCAACTGCTGCAATAAGTACAACAAAAGATTCTGGATTGAGAATTAATGCAGCTGTTGACGCTACTATTGCGAGGAAAACAGCATAATTGAGGGCTTTTTGTTTACTGAGCTGTGCAGACGGCAGAGGTCTGTTAGGGAGATTAATACTATCAATGTCCACGTCACAACAGTCATTATATACATATGAGCTTGTGATGGCTGCATACCCCCCAATTACTGCTATAATGAATGATAAAATAGAGGGTAAAGAACCTGTTGCCAGATATGAAGCAAGCAATGCACTGGCTGCGGGTAGGGCAAGATCCATCTCTGCTATTTCTGGCCTTAGTAATTCAATGAATGGATGAGTGGTCTTTGAATCTGAGATTGAAACCAATTAGATCACCGAAAGAACCTGATTTTAAGAATTTACACGTTGTATTTAGTTTATTGTATTATATTAGATAATAATAGCTACCTGTTTCAATTTCTCTACCATGGGATGCTCAAATCTTCCTGCCATCATAAAAGTAAACTTTGCATCGGGATTGAGTCCTATAAGTTTAAGGACATTAGTATAGGCTTCTTCAAGGGATTCATAATCCGGAATGTGAACTGATTCGGTATTGAAGGGATAAATTTCAGCTAGCTCCTGTGGAAATGCACCAAAGGGTGGCCTGAATATAAGAACATGATCAAAGTCTGCGTCTATGCGTGTAGGTGTGGCCCTGATCAGGACATTGCCTTTTAGTGAAAAACGTCCCAACTTATGAGAGAAACGCAAAACTTCAGGTCGTTTAGAGGATTCTGGACCGCAGTAGAAGAAAGTAGACTTTGATGCTGGATCGTGTTGCTCCAGCCAATCGGCGTGCTTATACATCTGTTTCAGAGCTGAAAGTAACCGGGGATGCGCACGGCATCTTAGTTCTACAAGTTCCAGTAAGTTACCTTCTTTTATGGATTGCTTTACATGGCGCATTTCTTGAAACGTTACATAGAGATTATGACGAGCCAGAAGGTCCTGACAGTTGGATGCTTTTTTGAGTTGTTCTGCTGTATGTGATACGCATATAGGGCATGAACACGGAAGATACTGAAGTTGATCTACATGATATGTGCCTGTGGTAGTTATGTACCTCCTATCCTTTGCATAAAGAGCATAGGCTGCAGAATCAAATAGATCGCATCCAAGAGATACTGCAAGAGCAAACATCATAGGATGGCCTGCTCCGAACAGATGAACAGGGGCAGAAGGATCTAATCCTTTCTTGGCAGAAATAATGACATCGACAAGGTCTGCATAGCGGTATGTTTCCATGAGAGGCACTACCGCACCAAATGGATAGACATCAAAACCCACTTCTGAGAGAGTACGTGCACATTGCTCACGCAGATCAGGATAACTTGAACCCTGAACTGGCCCTGCTAGTAACATATCACCTTTGACCAGCTCTCTGGCAGCTTTAAGGCGTTGAATTGTGATATTTAGCTCAGACTCTGCCTGTTCTCTTGTAACATTAGGAGGAGTAGGAATATCTAGAGGAACGCCTACATCAGAACCAATTTTCTGCTGGAACTCCACGATCTGTTCATTTGTTACCTCCACCTCACCGTAAACGGATAATTGGAATGATCCAGAATCAGTCATAATAGGGCCATCAAAACCCAGTAGGGAGTGCAAACCATCCTTAAGTGCCTTCTCGCGCAGTTCCTCTTTGCGATAGATAATATAAGAATTAGTGATGAGCATTTGAGCCCCGAAATCTCGCATTTCTGAGGGCTTGATGGTCTGAATATTGGGATTGATAACAGGCATGACGGTAGGGGTTTCCACTACACCATGAGCAGTGGTTAGTTTACCGATGCGCCCTGCAGCATCCTTATGAAGGATCTCGAATCTGGATGTCATGTGGGGTAGATAAAAGTAAAGATATATGTATGTTGCCTCATGAAAAAATGATTGAAGATCAATAAAGTATAGAATTGAAAGCAAAATGAGATATAAACTAACTGTACAGTGATAAGGGATATTAAGAAGAACAAGATAAGAGTATAAACTAATTAAAGAATTGTAGTTATTAGAATTAGAGTTTAAATCATAGAGTGAGTATAGCAGCGATCCGTAGTTCCCAAAGGCTCGCGCACTTAAGTACAGTGCGGAACGTGGACAGGCTTATCTTCTGTGTTCGGAATGGGTACAGGAGTTGCCCTGCCGCTATGGCCGCTATACTCTTACTCTGATGAAGGGAATGAGCCAAGGTCCGGATTCGAACCGGAATGGTATCGCTCTGCAGGCGATTGCGTAGCCGCTCCGCCACCTTGGCAATTAGCGGAGTCCAAATGATGAGATAAGATATAAAATCTTCTATTAGATCACGTACTCTCAGTACACATATCAGATATCGTCTGGAATTAGTAGGATAGACTAGGCACGAGTGGTTAGTAGTCGCGGACTGAACATCTCGTTGCCTTGATGCTTACATCCCGACCCTATCAAACCGGTCTTCTACCGGAACTCTTAACGCAGTCTCTTTTTAGGTTAGATTTCGAGCTTAGATGCTTTCAGCTCTTATTCCTTAGCGCGTAGCTGCTCGGCAATGCCTTGTCAGACAACCGATCGACCAGTGGCGCCGTTGCTCGGTTCCTCTCGTACTAAAAGCAACTTACCCTCAGACTGCACACACCTCTAGTAGATAGTAACCGACCTGTCTCACGACGGTCTAAACCCAGCTCACGATCTCCTTTAATAGGCGAACAACCTCACCCTTGGCCGCTGCTGCACGGCCAGGATGGAAAGAACCGACATCGAAGTAGCAAGCTGCCGGGTCGATATGTGCTCTTGCCGGCAACAACTCAATTATCCCCGAGGTAACTTTTCTGTCATTTTTGGCCCGCACCAAGCGGGAATCACAAAAGTTCGCTAGAACCGACTTTCGTCTCGTCATCCACTACTGTGCTGAATAACGTCAGGCTGACTTATGCTCTTACACTCTTCAGTAGGTTTCCGACCCACTTGAGTCAACCTTTGTGCGCCCTTGATATCTTTTCAAGGGCGTCCCGCCCCAGGCAAACTGCCCACCTATCGATGTCCTCCGTTGGAGTTAGGATCGTAATTTCAGAAGGGTAGTGTCCCAATGGCGACTCCACCGATGCTGGCGCACCGGCTTCGACGTCTCCTACCTACACTGTACATCCAAAACCACAAGCCAACGACAGGCTGCAGTAAAGCTCTACGGGGTCTTCACTTCCCCCTAGAGGTCTCTAGACTGTGCACTAGAAAGTAAAGTTCACCGGACTCTGGCTAGGGACAGTAGAACTCTCATTGATCCATTCATGCAAGTCGCCAATTAAGCGACAAGGTACTACGCTACCTTAAGAGGGTCATAGTTACCCCCGCCGTTTACAGGCCCTTCTTCCCGTTGAACCGGGGTTTCAGGTACCTGCACTGGGCAGGATTCAGAAATCGTACTAGCCTTTACAGGTTTGCGATTTCCTATGTTGTTATTAGACAGTTAGAGCTCTCTGGTCACTGCGACCTGCTGTCTTCACAGCAGGCACTCCTTATCCCGAAGTTACGGAGCCAATTTGCCGAATTCCCTTAGCCAGTTTACTCCGACACACCTTAGCCTTTTCAGCTAGGGGCACCTGTGTCAGTTCTCGGTACGGATATCCAACTCCCTTTTCACGGGTTCCCGGGTGCAACTGACTTACGCCATTACACATTCGCCCACTTCTCGCCATTACGGCTCTCCATGGGATTCGGTGCTTAGACAGCGCGACGACGCTGCTCAGCCTGCCCAAAAACGTCAGTTTATTGTTGGATAGTACAGGAATATTAACCTGTTTCCCTTTCGGCGTACTCGAATTACGGTACGTCTTAGGACCGACTAACCCTCGGCTGACGAACATTGCCGAGGAAACCTGGCCCCTTCGGTGGTCAGGATTCTCACCTGACTTTGCTGTTACTATTGCCAGGATTTTCGTTTCCGCACGGTCCACAGGACTTTACAGCCCTGCTTCTACCCGAGCGCAACGCCTTCCTACTAGATCACCTTGCGGTGCTCCGTGGTATCGGTAGTCGACTTGAGCCCCGTCCATTTTCGGGGCCCCAAACCTCGACTGGTGAGCTGTTACGCACTCTTTAAAGGATAGCTGCTTCTAAGCTAACCTTCCAGCTGTCTGGGGCTTGGGACACCCTTTAAATAACACTTAGTCGACATTTTGGGACCTTAACCACGGGCTGGGTTGTCTCCCTTACGGACTACAAGCTTACCCCAGTAGCCCGGACTCCGACCTTCTACGACGACGGTGGGTTTGGAGTTTGACAGGTGAGCGAAGGATTTCTCCCCCGGGATCGCCAATCAGTGCTCTACTCCACCGACTATCTCTGGTCAGGTCATGCTTCGACATGTTTAGGAAGGAACCAGCTGTTGCCGGGTTAGATTAGCCTTTCACTCCGAGACGCAGGTCACGCGAATGATTTGCAGATCAATACCGCTTGCGGTCCTCCACGTAGCTTTCGCCACGCTTCAACCTGCCCACGCCTAGATCACCCGGCTTCGGGTCATACCCCAGTGACTCCACGCACTTGTATACGCCGCGCCTGGCCCGAAGGTTGCGCGCATGTTGCTTTCGCTCCGGCTTCCCACGTAAAAGGTTAGCCATCGCCACTTGGATATACTCCCTGGCCCGTTCTTCAAAACGTAAGTTATGACATCGGCAATGATACTCGTACAACAGCCTCGCGACTGCTTCCTTCATACCAAAGATCCTTTCATGCCATAACGCTCTATCACCATCAGATTTCAGGCGCTTTTTACCTCCCTTCTTGGGGTACTTTTCAGCTTTCGGTCACCCTACTACTTCGCTATCGGTCTCAAGTCGTATTTAGTTTTGGAAGTTGGTGCCTCCCAAATTCGCGCGAGAATTCCGACCCACGCTACTCAGGACTTAACCCAGATCCATTAACCTTTACCTACGTGACTATCACACTCTTTGGTCTCACGTTCCAGAGAAGTTCGATTTCAGTTAATTAGGACCTTTAGGAAAAGCCTATAACACCACATCTCCCACTCATTACTGGTGGGATTCAGTTTGAACTTTGCCGTGTTCACTCGCCGTTACTAGCGGCATCTCTTCGATTTCTTTTCCTGCTCCTACTAAGATGCTTCAATTCGGAGCGTTCCCGATCATTACTGATCAATGCGTAAAACGCATTAAGAGGCCTCATTAGGACATCCTCGGTTCATTGGATCCATGCTCCTACCCGAGGCTTATCGCAGCTTGGCACGTCCCTCATCAGCGCTTGAGCCGAGCCATCCACCTGACGGTATATTCACCAGAGTCCACCTTACTAATTCCAGTAAACGTCTGATATGCACACTTGTACATGATCTCATCATGATCGATTCCATGTATCGAACACTTCATCCTTCCCAAGCAACATTACTCGCTTGGTGCACTAACATGGACTTGCTGGGATTCGAACCCAGGGCCTCTGCCTTGCAAAGGCAGCGATCTTCCAACTGATCTACAAGCCCTTTTCTGAGTCACCAGCTTATCCTTTTTTTGGATTTGGCAGTCTTTCGATTTCTGGTCGGTCGTGCTGACCTGCGTTTGCAGGTCGCTTAGGAGGTGATCCAGCCGCAGATTCCCCTACGGCTACCTTGTTACGACTTAACCCCCCTTGCAAAATTTAGGTTCGAGCACAGCACAATGTCCATGCCCTCACCCATACCTCACTCGGGTGGTTTGACGGGCGGTGTGTGCAAGGAGCAGGGACGTATTCACCGCGCTATGTTGAAACGCGATTACTACGGATTCCAGCTTCACGAGGGCGGGTTACAGCCCTCGATCCGAACTACGGCTGGGTTTATGAGATTACCATCCCCTTTCGGGGTAGGAACCCATTGTCCCAGTCATTGTAGCCCGCGTGTAGCCCGGGAGATTCGGGGCATACTGACCTACCGTAGCCCGCACCTTCCTCCGATTTAGCATCGGCGGTCCCCACAGAGTACCCATCATCCCGAAGGACATGCTGGCAACAGTGGGCACGGGTCTCGCTCGTTGCCTGACTTAACAGGATGCTTCACAGTACGAACTGACGACGGCCATGCACCTCCTCTCAGCGATTCTGGTAAAGTCTTTAGCTTGACCTACATATTGCTGTCGCCCCCGGTGAGTTTTCCGGCGTTGAGTCCAATTAAACCGCAGGCTCCACCCGTTGTAGTGCTCCCCCGCCAATTCCTTTAAGTTTCAGCCTTGCGACCGTACTTCCCAGGTGGCTCGCTTCACGGCTTCCCTGCGGCACCAGAAACGGTCGCACCGTCCCTGACACCTAGCGAGCATAGTTTACAGCTGGGACTACCCGGGTATCTAATCCGGTTCGTGCCCCCAGCTTTCGTCCCTCACCGTCGGACCCGTTCTGGTA encodes:
- a CDS encoding pyruvate kinase alpha/beta domain-containing protein, whose amino-acid sequence is MEKPIIYLESTGKENTQMVIDAAIKRAQELDIKQIVVASTTGYTALEMAKAAKGKNLKIICVSYQYGVKGDGKWEMDLDTLKELQNMGVEVVVQSHLFSGIERAISNKLGGASRVDVISNTLRSLFGQGFKVVAEITMMAADSGKIPVSPETEVVAIGGTGHGADVAVVIKPSHSQKFFDAQIREIIAMPRIRQ
- a CDS encoding F420-dependent methylenetetrahydromethanopterin dehydrogenase, translated to MAKIGIVKLGNLGMSQVIDLVQDEIAAREGISIRVLGTGPKMGKDEAAATSDIKKMEADFYIIISPNSSAPGPTAAREHFKDVPCIIVSDGPTKKEDREALQQAGFGYIIMTVDPLIGAKTEFLDPVEMASFNSDAMKVLSTCGVVRLIQEELDKVAAQVDAGEPIQLPHILAKPEICIERAHFNNPYAKAKGLAALHMADMVAKINFPACFMMKELEQVALTTAAGHEMMRAAAQLAIEAREIEKANDTVFRQPHSKKGGKLFQKTKLYEKPQ
- the serB gene encoding phosphoserine phosphatase SerB, encoding MNYISGLSEKNNDSTKLIVFDMDSTLIDAETIDELAKAAGVGQEVSAITERAMKGEIDFSQALTERVKLLKGLALEDATTALDKMPLMPGAKELINFVKSVGYTTAMVSGGFTLSSERVGKLLGIDHIVSNELIVEDGIITGEVVGSLTAQNSKELVLEEIAAQHGIAPEDCIVVGDGANDICIFKRARYAIAFNSKPVLRQHADIVIIEKNLKAVIPVIESFDLDQRCVSCIRNA
- a CDS encoding coiled-coil protein: MLKELNEKKTELKRLSEEYKTQRNELNAEASKLAAKRNELNKKTKDLINEAQNHKNLRDENNVKVKEHKDSRDEINNRANEIYAQIDTIRGENNLTGPSIKDIRKDIDRLEFAQQTEVLSTSKERELVNKITELRKIYNAKKQQLESNQELKELLTKAQEIRDEASNEHTLLSEYAQKAQEYHDLMIATFKEADKIRAESDAAHKEFVKFQESADEKHKKFIAAQKEIRDIDKEVRKLKKGETDGRREVSKADMRKDAEDIFDKFKAGEKLTTENLMALQRSGLL
- a CDS encoding radical SAM protein → MTANKYYFYRNPLFKVYATIQNGLVKMDTEGLVSPVFKTLVKDLMQMFDGTKPSKVGSDRLIYSTWMPPIPSKPFDRLVSSQLGNIRGKYIPEQLTISITEDCPNKCLHCALPDTSNRAKLEPNVVRSIIDQAQDLGTTLIIFDGGEPLLYAGLEGLISYVDQQRTIPGLFTSGVGLTKERAQSLKEAGLYMLSVSLDSANEEGHDIMRGRAGVFKDAMSAIRNGIEAGLLVNMYVVISPRNIHELDDFYKLARETGVHEISFFEIVPTGRWLERTNEVLSAEDRIKFDDFVLRANNIDGPRIFPIPHIVGKMGCFAGRKWLHITPEGNVWPCSCLPLSYGNIHDDTLRSIWKNITNDSTFTGGKCLMRNSEFRRIRLDLNN
- a CDS encoding NAD(P)/FAD-dependent oxidoreductase, whose amino-acid sequence is MDADIIVIGASPAGLMAARNAALKGVNVILIERKEVIGNPTHPANTFFKGMFDRAGETVDPGYVIKNLKGAHIVAPSGAEVVVRSPAYFLDRKKFDEYYAQQVSKAGVDVRTGIEALNVIRSEGVFSLSTNEGILKSKLVIISDGINSRIAGLLGMKPIKYPRDIAWSMEAEVEAPGLGEPDMFEYYVGNHAPGWKSTYSPCRGDRATLGVYVRRHGTDVSSFFDAWVERFKKIKGLNDISFISKSVGGDPIAAIPREIVAEGVMVTGGSAAQSGIGYAMHAGQMCGDVAADAIAKGNVSTTFLSQYRTRWNEEYRNEYYLGRIALETLRKMTDKEIDAMMQVFEGEDLSFIQGNPMAKAMRTGMFMLKKKPSSLLAYRAALRRK
- a CDS encoding UbiA family prenyltransferase; amino-acid sequence: MVSISDSKTTHPFIELLRPEIAEMDLALPAASALLASYLATGSLPSILSFIIAVIGGYAAITSSYVYNDCCDVDIDSINLPNRPLPSAQLSKQKALNYAVFLAIVASTAALILNPESFVVLIAAVAIISIYSSLAKRSTFLSFVPVGISYGLVPVGIWLAFDPAGILKQPDYGSILPLPAVFLGFMMCFTDWGFTLSGVARDVEGDRARGAPTFPVTFGVPVTAKFVTFMWVVGVIASIAIGITAHLGPVYFTGAILAGLWMLSQSFNFIKNPTPERGGRLFLQGSRYRVIMFGSLIVDVLLMVLSISYASILW